The nucleotide window ATTTTTATTCGAGGATCTGAGTGACGACGCCGGCGCCCACCGTGTGACCGCCCTCACGCACCGCGAAGCGAAGCCCGTCTTCCATCGCTATCGGCACGATCAGCTCAACCTCGAAGTTCGCGTTGTCTCCCGGCATTACCATTTCCACTCCCTCAGG belongs to Synergistaceae bacterium and includes:
- the tuf gene encoding elongation factor Tu (EF-Tu; promotes GTP-dependent binding of aminoacyl-tRNA to the A-site of ribosomes during protein biosynthesis; when the tRNA anticodon matches the mRNA codon, GTP hydrolysis results; the inactive EF-Tu-GDP leaves the ribosome and release of GDP is promoted by elongation factor Ts; many prokaryotes have two copies of the gene encoding EF-Tu) codes for the protein PEGVEMVMPGDNANFEVELIVPIAMEDGLRFAVREGGHTVGAGVVTQILE